A genome region from Mycobacterium florentinum includes the following:
- a CDS encoding MarR family winged helix-turn-helix transcriptional regulator has product MAATEDAPLGYLLYRVAAVLRPEVAAVLSPLGLTLPEFVCLRILSMTPGMSSAELSRSTNVTPQAMNTVLRGLEEVGAVERPTSVSSGRALPATLTSQGRTLLKRAEAAVRNADDRILGKLTATQQREFKRMLEKLGSD; this is encoded by the coding sequence ATGGCTGCGACCGAAGATGCTCCGCTTGGATACCTGCTCTACCGAGTGGCAGCCGTGCTGCGACCCGAAGTTGCGGCCGTGTTGAGTCCGCTCGGCCTGACACTTCCCGAATTCGTTTGTCTGAGAATACTTTCCATGACGCCGGGGATGTCCAGCGCCGAGCTGTCGCGCAGCACCAATGTCACGCCGCAGGCGATGAACACGGTGTTGCGCGGGCTGGAAGAGGTTGGGGCGGTGGAACGGCCGACGTCGGTGTCCTCCGGGCGCGCGCTGCCGGCCACCCTGACCAGTCAGGGGCGCACGCTGCTGAAACGCGCGGAGGCCGCGGTCCGCAACGCCGATGACCGCATCCTGGGCAAGCTGACCGCGACGCAGCAGCGCGAATTCAAGCGGATGCTGGAAAAACTCGGCTCCGACTGA
- a CDS encoding cytochrome c biogenesis CcdA family protein codes for MNQGLVGLAFAAGLVAAVNPCGFAMLPAYLLLVVRGQRDGERPSPLGGLGRALAATAGMALGFLTVFAVFGALTISAATAVQRYLPYATVVIGIVLVALGIWLLAGRELTALTPRSLGPRWAPTRITGMYGYGISYAIASLSCTIGPFLAVTAAGLRSGSVLTGVSIYLAYVAGLTLVVGVLAIAAATASSALADRLRRILPFVNRIGGALLILVGLYVGYYGLYELRLLNAAADPRDAVILAAGRLQGTLAGWVHQHGVWPWVVALVALVAAALVSAWHRRARR; via the coding sequence GTGAACCAGGGGCTCGTCGGTCTGGCATTCGCTGCCGGGCTGGTGGCCGCGGTGAACCCGTGCGGGTTCGCCATGCTGCCCGCCTACCTGCTGCTCGTGGTGCGCGGCCAGCGCGACGGGGAGCGACCCAGTCCGCTTGGCGGCCTGGGTCGTGCGCTGGCCGCCACCGCCGGCATGGCGCTCGGTTTCCTGACGGTGTTCGCGGTGTTCGGCGCGTTGACCATCTCGGCGGCCACGGCGGTGCAGCGATACCTGCCGTACGCGACCGTGGTGATCGGGATTGTGCTTGTCGCGCTTGGGATTTGGCTGCTCGCGGGTCGGGAGCTGACCGCGCTGACGCCTCGGTCGTTGGGGCCGCGGTGGGCCCCGACGCGAATAACGGGCATGTACGGCTACGGCATCAGCTACGCGATTGCCTCGCTGTCGTGCACGATCGGGCCGTTCCTGGCGGTCACCGCCGCGGGCCTGCGCAGCGGGTCGGTGCTCACCGGGGTGTCGATCTATCTGGCGTATGTCGCGGGCCTGACCCTGGTGGTCGGCGTGCTCGCCATCGCCGCCGCGACCGCGAGCTCGGCGCTGGCCGATCGGCTGCGCCGAATCCTGCCGTTCGTCAACCGGATCGGCGGCGCGCTGCTGATCCTGGTCGGGCTTTACGTCGGCTACTACGGTCTCTACGAGTTGCGGTTGCTGAACGCCGCGGCCGATCCCCGGGACGCGGTGATCCTCGCGGCGGGGCGGCTACAGGGCACGCTGGCCGGTTGGGTGCACCAGCACGGCGTCTGGCCGTGGGTTGTGGCGTTGGTCGCACTGGTGGCCGCGGCGCTGGTGAGCGCCTGGCACCGACGAGCGCGGCGTTGA
- the dxr gene encoding 1-deoxy-D-xylulose-5-phosphate reductoisomerase, which yields MTTPTTAAQVDGPIRVLVLGSTGSIGTQALEVIAANPDRFEVVGLAAGGSNPDLLARQRGETGVTNIAVADERAAATLGDVPFHGPEAVTRLVQETEADVVLNALVGALGLRPTLAALHSGARLALANKESLIAGGPLVLKAARPGQIVPVDSEHSALAQCLRGGEPDEVAKLVLTASGGPFRGWAAADLQAVTPEQAGAHPTWSMGPMNTLNSASLVNKGLELIETHLLFGIPYDRIEVVVHPQSIVHSMVTFIDGSTIAQASPPDMKLPISLALGWPRRVPGAAAYCDFTTASTWEFEPLDSDVFPAVELARQAGETGGCMTAVYNAANEEAAAAFLDGRIGFPAIVGTIADVLSAADQWAVSPANVEEVLDAQRWARERAQRAVATTAPAKVSGMVLERS from the coding sequence GTGACCACGCCTACCACCGCAGCGCAGGTCGACGGCCCCATCCGCGTGCTCGTGTTGGGCAGCACCGGCTCCATCGGCACCCAGGCGCTCGAGGTCATCGCCGCCAACCCGGACCGCTTCGAGGTGGTCGGGCTGGCGGCCGGCGGGTCGAACCCGGACCTGCTGGCCCGCCAACGCGGCGAGACCGGGGTGACCAACATCGCCGTCGCCGACGAGCGCGCCGCCGCGACGCTCGGTGACGTGCCCTTCCACGGCCCCGAAGCGGTCACCCGGCTGGTCCAGGAGACCGAGGCAGACGTCGTGCTCAATGCCCTGGTCGGGGCGCTGGGACTGCGGCCGACCCTGGCGGCGCTGCACTCGGGGGCCCGGCTGGCGCTGGCCAACAAGGAATCGCTGATCGCCGGCGGTCCGCTGGTCCTGAAGGCCGCGCGACCGGGGCAGATCGTGCCGGTCGATTCCGAACACTCCGCACTGGCCCAGTGCCTGCGCGGCGGCGAGCCCGACGAGGTCGCCAAGCTGGTGCTGACCGCCTCGGGCGGACCGTTTCGCGGCTGGGCGGCCGCCGATCTTCAGGCCGTCACCCCGGAGCAGGCCGGTGCCCATCCGACCTGGTCGATGGGCCCGATGAACACGCTGAACTCGGCGTCGCTGGTGAACAAGGGCCTCGAGCTCATCGAAACCCACCTGCTGTTCGGCATCCCCTACGACCGCATCGAGGTCGTGGTGCACCCACAGTCGATTGTTCATTCAATGGTCACGTTCATCGATGGCTCGACGATCGCCCAGGCCAGCCCGCCGGACATGAAGCTGCCCATCTCGCTGGCGCTGGGCTGGCCGCGGCGGGTGCCCGGCGCGGCCGCCTACTGCGACTTCACCACCGCCTCTACCTGGGAATTCGAGCCGTTGGACAGTGACGTTTTCCCGGCCGTCGAGCTGGCCCGCCAGGCCGGCGAGACCGGCGGCTGCATGACCGCCGTGTACAACGCCGCCAACGAAGAGGCCGCGGCGGCCTTCCTGGACGGCCGTATCGGCTTTCCGGCCATCGTCGGAACAATCGCCGACGTGCTGAGCGCCGCCGACCAATGGGCCGTTTCACCGGCTAACGTGGAAGAGGTACTAGACGCGCAGCGCTGGGCGCGGGAGCGAGCGCAGCGCGCGGTCGCGACTACAGCCCCAGCCAAGGTCTCGGGAATGGTTTTAGAAAGGTCCTAG
- a CDS encoding amidase, translated as MRRVHAFGDDALGDLDAIGLSDAIRAGWADRTEVVEAAIARTEAVNPALNGLAYKAFERARATASATPATGFFSGVPTFLKDNVDVAGQPTMRGADAWAPRNAVADGEFTQVYLATGPTPLGKTQMSEFGFSAAAEHPRLGPVRNPWDTDYTAGASSSGSGAFVAAGVVPIAHANDGGGSIRIPAACNGIVGLKPSRGRLPLDAELRRMPVGIVANGVLTRSVRDTAAFYREAERIWRNSKLAPIGDVTGPGRQRLRIAVATRSVRRECGPELRELTLKTAGVLEELGHRVEHIDNHPVPDSFVDDFVLYWGFLALMQVRTGRRVFGDTFDRTRLDALTLGLERHTGRNLHRLPGAIMRLRRMRRRSADFYQTYDALLTPTLADLTPRVGHLAPTEYQQVMDRLIDWVAFTPLQNVTGDPAISLPMAQSAEGMPVGMMLAADLGQDALLLELAYELEEARPWARIQAAG; from the coding sequence ATGCGACGCGTGCACGCTTTCGGTGACGACGCCCTCGGTGATCTCGACGCCATTGGCCTCAGCGATGCCATCCGGGCCGGCTGGGCCGACAGAACCGAGGTAGTCGAGGCGGCGATCGCTCGCACCGAGGCCGTCAACCCTGCCCTGAACGGCTTGGCGTACAAGGCATTTGAGCGGGCGCGGGCGACCGCGTCGGCCACACCCGCAACTGGCTTCTTCAGCGGGGTGCCGACGTTCCTCAAGGACAACGTCGATGTGGCGGGCCAGCCGACGATGCGGGGCGCCGATGCGTGGGCGCCGCGCAATGCCGTTGCCGACGGCGAATTCACTCAGGTGTATCTGGCCACCGGGCCGACGCCGCTGGGGAAAACCCAGATGTCGGAGTTCGGGTTCAGCGCGGCCGCCGAGCATCCCCGCCTGGGGCCGGTGCGCAACCCATGGGACACCGACTACACGGCCGGGGCCTCATCGTCGGGATCGGGCGCGTTCGTCGCGGCCGGAGTGGTGCCGATCGCACACGCCAACGACGGCGGCGGCTCGATCCGAATTCCGGCCGCCTGCAACGGGATTGTCGGTCTCAAGCCGTCGCGCGGCAGGTTGCCGCTCGACGCGGAGCTGCGCCGGATGCCGGTGGGCATCGTCGCCAACGGCGTGCTCACCCGGTCCGTGCGCGACACCGCGGCGTTCTATCGGGAAGCCGAACGCATCTGGCGTAACTCCAAGCTGGCGCCGATCGGGGACGTCACCGGGCCGGGCCGGCAGCGGTTGCGGATCGCGGTGGCCACTCGTTCGGTCCGGCGCGAGTGCGGCCCGGAGTTGCGGGAGCTGACCCTCAAGACCGCCGGGGTGCTCGAAGAGCTGGGACACCGCGTCGAACACATCGACAACCACCCGGTGCCGGACAGCTTCGTGGACGACTTCGTCTTGTACTGGGGATTTCTCGCGCTGATGCAGGTGCGCACCGGGCGGCGCGTGTTCGGCGACACGTTCGACCGCACCCGGCTGGACGCCTTGACGCTCGGCCTGGAGCGGCACACCGGCCGCAACCTGCACCGGCTGCCGGGGGCGATCATGCGACTGCGCAGAATGCGGCGGCGCAGCGCGGATTTCTACCAGACCTATGACGCGCTGCTGACCCCCACGCTCGCCGACCTGACCCCGCGAGTCGGTCACCTGGCGCCCACCGAGTACCAGCAGGTCATGGATCGGCTGATCGACTGGGTGGCGTTCACACCGCTGCAGAATGTCACCGGAGACCCGGCGATTTCGTTGCCGATGGCCCAGTCGGCGGAGGGTATGCCGGTCGGCATGATGCTCGCCGCGGACCTGGGGCAGGACGCGTTGCTGCTGGAACTGGCCTACGAACTCGAAGAGGCGCGGCCGTGGGCACGCATCCAGGCGGCCGGATAA
- a CDS encoding DUF1942 domain-containing protein has product MTFTTTTLKAALGAAGLAGASIFTAATADANVQALGATEQAVDGPLVTEYTVSNLRPSDATIPGFHPAGRLYQVDVTAKSDAGTVQPQISRFAARAFNGTVYPPVNIGPVPNGLDPSPIDPGRQTSGELYFDVTGQRPIGVVYTDGDDDFLVWTRHV; this is encoded by the coding sequence ATGACATTCACCACGACGACGCTGAAAGCGGCTCTCGGCGCCGCTGGGTTAGCCGGGGCGAGTATCTTCACCGCCGCAACGGCTGACGCCAACGTTCAGGCCCTGGGCGCCACCGAACAGGCGGTCGATGGCCCGCTGGTCACCGAGTACACGGTGAGTAACCTGCGCCCGAGTGATGCGACGATTCCCGGCTTCCACCCCGCCGGGCGGCTCTACCAGGTCGACGTGACGGCGAAATCGGATGCCGGAACCGTCCAGCCGCAGATCTCTCGCTTCGCGGCGAGGGCGTTCAACGGCACGGTCTATCCACCCGTCAACATCGGACCCGTTCCCAACGGCCTCGACCCCAGTCCTATCGATCCAGGCCGGCAGACTTCCGGCGAACTGTACTTCGACGTGACCGGCCAGCGGCCCATCGGTGTGGTGTACACCGATGGCGACGACGATTTCCTCGTCTGGACGCGTCACGTTTAG
- a CDS encoding protein disulfide oxidoreductase encodes MTIRLLARFKMFAAAIATGLVAVVLVSAAPRAQAADDRLQFSGTTLSGAPFNGAGLQGKPAVLWFWAPFCPFCNAEAPGVAQVAAANPGVTFVGIAGHSDVGAEQAFVSKYGLNFTNLNDADGSIWARYNVPWQPAYVFYRADGSSTFVNNPTSAMSQQELAGRVAALK; translated from the coding sequence ATGACGATTCGCTTGTTAGCACGCTTCAAGATGTTTGCCGCGGCCATCGCGACAGGCCTTGTCGCGGTTGTCCTGGTATCGGCCGCGCCGCGGGCACAGGCCGCCGACGATCGACTGCAGTTCAGCGGAACCACACTGAGTGGTGCGCCGTTCAACGGCGCCGGCCTGCAAGGAAAACCGGCGGTGCTGTGGTTCTGGGCGCCGTTCTGCCCGTTCTGCAACGCCGAAGCTCCCGGAGTCGCCCAGGTGGCGGCCGCCAACCCGGGTGTCACCTTCGTCGGCATCGCGGGGCACTCCGATGTCGGCGCGGAGCAGGCTTTCGTCTCCAAGTACGGCCTGAACTTCACCAACCTCAACGACGCCGACGGCTCGATCTGGGCGCGCTACAACGTGCCCTGGCAGCCGGCGTACGTGTTCTACCGGGCGGACGGCAGCTCGACGTTCGTCAACAACCCCACCTCGGCGATGTCCCAGCAGGAACTGGCCGGCCGGGTGGCCGCGCTGAAGTGA
- the frr gene encoding ribosome recycling factor, whose protein sequence is MIDEALFDAEEKMEKAVSVARDDLSTIRTGRANPGMFSRIVIDYYGTTTPITQLASINVPEARLVVIKPYEANQLHAIETAIRNSDLGVNPSNDGTLIRVAVPQLTEERRRELVKQAKGKGEDAKVSVRNIRRKSMEELHRIRKDGEAGEDEVGRAEKDLDKTTQQYVNQIDELVKHKEGELLEV, encoded by the coding sequence ATGATTGATGAGGCTCTCTTCGACGCCGAAGAGAAAATGGAAAAGGCCGTGTCTGTGGCCCGTGACGACTTGTCGACCATCCGAACCGGCCGCGCCAATCCGGGCATGTTCTCCCGGATCGTCATCGACTACTACGGCACCACCACCCCGATCACCCAGCTGGCCAGCATCAACGTCCCGGAGGCCCGGCTGGTGGTGATCAAGCCGTACGAGGCCAACCAGTTGCACGCCATCGAGACGGCGATCCGCAACTCCGACCTCGGGGTGAACCCCAGCAACGACGGCACCCTGATCCGGGTGGCGGTACCGCAGCTGACCGAGGAGCGCCGCCGCGAGCTGGTCAAGCAGGCCAAGGGCAAGGGCGAGGACGCCAAGGTCTCGGTGCGCAACATCCGTCGCAAGTCGATGGAAGAACTGCACCGGATTCGCAAGGACGGGGAGGCCGGCGAGGATGAGGTCGGCCGCGCCGAAAAGGACCTGGACAAAACCACCCAGCAGTACGTCAACCAGATCGACGAGCTGGTCAAGCACAAAGAAGGCGAGCTGCTGGAGGTCTAG
- a CDS encoding MPT63 family protein, protein MEFTSTAMKSVIGTAGIAAVGLFSAATASAAPPNIQGFGTSQQLIEGPLITNYTVSNLQPSTTAIPGYTPKGTLYQADVTARSEGGLVTPMVNDFIARGPNGQNYRVIDKVGAPGSLNPAPIQQGSESTGTLYFDVTGAPPNGVVYNEGTQDILIWTSNMQGSSAPAEAPNMPNTTPAPGALPSPAPNEHANT, encoded by the coding sequence ATGGAGTTCACTTCTACTGCTATGAAATCGGTGATCGGAACCGCGGGTATTGCTGCTGTCGGCCTTTTCTCCGCGGCGACCGCCTCCGCGGCGCCGCCCAACATCCAGGGCTTCGGCACCAGCCAGCAGCTCATTGAGGGGCCGCTGATCACCAACTACACGGTGAGCAACCTGCAGCCCAGCACTACCGCCATCCCGGGCTACACCCCGAAGGGCACGCTCTACCAGGCGGATGTCACCGCTCGGTCCGAGGGCGGGCTGGTCACCCCGATGGTCAACGACTTCATCGCCCGCGGGCCCAACGGCCAGAACTACCGGGTGATCGACAAGGTTGGTGCCCCGGGCAGCCTCAACCCCGCGCCGATTCAGCAGGGCAGCGAGTCGACCGGCACGCTGTACTTCGACGTGACCGGCGCACCGCCGAACGGCGTTGTGTACAACGAGGGCACGCAAGACATCCTGATCTGGACGTCGAACATGCAGGGCAGCTCGGCGCCGGCGGAGGCACCGAACATGCCGAACACCACCCCGGCACCTGGCGCGCTGCCGAGCCCGGCTCCCAACGAGCACGCGAACACCTAA
- the pyrH gene encoding UMP kinase: protein MTQPEPTSTNGVPTSSTDDGQSSGQPRAKYSRVLLKLGGEMFGGGQVGLDPDVVAQVARQIAEVVRDGVQVAVVIGGGNFFRGAQLQQRGMERTRSDYMGMLGTVMNSLALQDFLQKEGIDTRVQTAITMGQVAEPYIPLRAVRHLEKGRVVIFGAGMGLPYFSTDTTAAQRALEIGADVVLMAKAVDGVFTEDPRVNPQAELLTAISHREVIDRGLRVADATAFSLCMDNGMPILVFNLLTNGNIARAVAGEKIGTLVTT, encoded by the coding sequence ATGACGCAGCCCGAGCCCACCAGCACCAACGGCGTGCCGACCTCTTCAACCGACGACGGACAATCCTCCGGCCAGCCGCGCGCCAAGTATTCGCGGGTGCTGCTCAAGCTCGGCGGCGAGATGTTCGGCGGCGGCCAGGTCGGGCTGGATCCCGATGTCGTGGCGCAGGTGGCCCGCCAGATCGCCGAAGTGGTCCGCGACGGGGTGCAGGTGGCCGTCGTGATCGGCGGCGGCAACTTCTTCCGTGGCGCACAACTTCAGCAGCGCGGTATGGAGCGCACCCGGTCGGACTATATGGGCATGCTCGGCACCGTGATGAACAGCCTTGCGCTGCAGGACTTTCTGCAGAAGGAAGGCATCGACACCCGAGTCCAGACCGCGATCACGATGGGCCAGGTGGCCGAGCCCTACATCCCGTTGCGGGCCGTCCGCCACCTGGAGAAGGGCCGCGTGGTCATCTTCGGCGCCGGCATGGGGTTGCCGTACTTTTCCACCGACACCACGGCCGCGCAGCGCGCCCTGGAGATCGGCGCCGATGTCGTCCTGATGGCCAAGGCCGTCGACGGTGTGTTCACCGAGGACCCGCGGGTGAATCCGCAGGCCGAGTTGCTCACCGCCATCAGTCATCGGGAAGTCATCGACCGGGGCCTGCGGGTGGCCGATGCCACCGCGTTCAGTCTGTGTATGGACAATGGCATGCCGATCCTCGTGTTCAACCTGCTGACTAACGGCAATATCGCTCGGGCGGTCGCTGGTGAGAAGATCGGAACGCTGGTTACCACTTGA
- the mbp1 gene encoding microaggregate-binding protein 1, which yields MADKENSGPAEAVKGVVEDVKGKVKEAAGALAGRDDLTREGQAQQDKAEAQRDAAKKEAEAEAARGAAKVAEERQKANQ from the coding sequence ATGGCGGACAAGGAAAACTCTGGACCCGCGGAAGCCGTCAAGGGCGTCGTCGAAGACGTCAAGGGCAAGGTCAAGGAAGCCGCCGGCGCGCTTGCCGGTCGCGACGACCTCACCCGTGAAGGCCAAGCCCAGCAGGACAAGGCGGAAGCCCAGCGCGACGCGGCCAAGAAAGAAGCCGAGGCCGAAGCCGCCCGCGGCGCCGCGAAGGTAGCCGAGGAGCGCCAGAAGGCCAACCAATAG
- a CDS encoding DUF2631 domain-containing protein, with amino-acid sequence MASTEVEHYDGVDPAEVPSAGWGWSKINIRTWHGVGVFGVIFLLAMLRGNHVGHVEDNFLIGFAVLTLFILIRDIWGRRRGWIR; translated from the coding sequence GTGGCCAGTACCGAGGTGGAGCACTACGACGGCGTCGACCCGGCCGAGGTGCCATCCGCCGGGTGGGGATGGAGCAAGATCAACATCCGCACCTGGCACGGCGTCGGCGTGTTCGGGGTCATCTTCCTGCTGGCGATGCTGCGCGGCAATCACGTCGGCCACGTCGAGGACAACTTCCTGATCGGGTTCGCCGTCCTCACCCTCTTCATCCTGATCCGAGACATCTGGGGCCGCCGGCGCGGCTGGATCCGCTAG
- a CDS encoding phosphatidate cytidylyltransferase, translating to MSTFDAGPGTPPGESARGGKSTVAQPAKKASRAGRDLPAAIAVGAAIGGTLVATLVFAPRFWVLIVAIAILVASHEVVRRLREAGYVIAVIPLLVGGQVTVWLTWPFHAAGALAGFGATVVACNVWRLFMPDPSRSDSTAGSSSNYLRDASATVFLAAWVPLFASFGVLLVYPHDGAGRVFCLMLTVVASDTGGYAVGALFGKHPMVPTISPKKSWEGFVGSLVCGITAAILAATLLAGKPAWIGALLGLVLVLSGTLGDLVESQVKRDLGIKDMGRLLPGHGGLMDRLDGVLPSAVAAWIVLTLVP from the coding sequence GTGTCAACCTTCGATGCCGGCCCAGGCACCCCGCCCGGCGAGTCCGCGCGGGGGGGCAAGAGTACCGTGGCGCAACCGGCCAAGAAGGCATCACGGGCCGGACGCGACCTGCCCGCCGCGATCGCGGTGGGCGCGGCGATCGGCGGCACCCTCGTCGCCACGCTGGTATTCGCTCCGCGCTTCTGGGTGCTCATCGTGGCCATCGCGATTCTGGTCGCCAGCCACGAGGTGGTGCGACGGCTGCGCGAGGCCGGCTACGTCATTGCCGTGATCCCGTTGCTGGTCGGTGGCCAGGTCACCGTTTGGCTGACCTGGCCGTTCCATGCCGCGGGCGCGCTGGCCGGCTTCGGCGCCACCGTCGTGGCCTGCAATGTCTGGCGGTTGTTCATGCCGGATCCCAGCCGCAGTGATTCCACCGCCGGCTCGTCGTCGAACTACCTGCGGGACGCGTCGGCCACCGTCTTCCTGGCCGCCTGGGTCCCGCTGTTCGCCTCCTTCGGCGTCCTGCTCGTCTATCCCCACGACGGCGCCGGACGGGTGTTCTGTCTGATGCTCACCGTCGTCGCCTCCGACACCGGCGGATATGCCGTGGGGGCGCTGTTCGGCAAGCATCCGATGGTCCCCACGATCAGCCCGAAGAAGTCCTGGGAGGGGTTCGTCGGCTCGTTGGTGTGCGGCATCACCGCGGCGATCCTGGCCGCGACTCTGCTGGCGGGCAAACCCGCGTGGATCGGCGCGCTGCTGGGTCTGGTCCTGGTGCTCAGCGGCACGCTCGGCGACCTGGTCGAGTCCCAGGTCAAGCGGGACCTCGGCATCAAGGACATGGGGCGCCTGCTGCCCGGTCACGGCGGCTTGATGGACCGGCTCGACGGCGTGCTGCCCTCGGCGGTCGCGGCCTGGATCGTGCTCACCCTGGTTCCCTAG
- the rlmN gene encoding 23S rRNA (adenine(2503)-C(2))-methyltransferase RlmN — protein sequence MVQQLVFEAPRAGRPPRHLADLDAGGRASAVAELGLPAFRAKQLAHQYYGRLIADPRQMTDLPAAVRDVIAETMFPNLLTVATEITCDAGQTRKTLWRAIDGTTFESVLMRYPQRNTVCISSQAGCGMACPFCATGQGGLTRNLSTAEIAEQVRAAAVTLRDEFGDRLSNVVFMGMGEPLANYARTLAAVRRITEAPPHGFGISARSVTVSTVGLAPAIRKLAYERLGVTLALSLHAPDDELRDTLVPVNNRWKISEALDAARYYGDVTGRRVSIEYALIRDVNDQPWRADVLGKRLHGALGPLVHVNLIPLNPTPGSDWDASPKDTEREFVRRVRAKGVSCTVRDTRGREISAACGQLAAERG from the coding sequence ATGGTCCAACAACTGGTATTCGAAGCACCGCGCGCGGGCAGGCCGCCGCGGCACCTCGCCGACCTCGACGCGGGTGGCCGGGCGTCGGCCGTCGCGGAGCTCGGCCTGCCGGCGTTTCGGGCCAAGCAGCTCGCCCACCAGTACTACGGCCGGCTGATCGCCGACCCGCGGCAGATGACCGACCTGCCGGCGGCGGTGCGCGATGTGATCGCCGAGACGATGTTCCCGAACCTGCTCACCGTCGCCACCGAAATCACCTGCGACGCCGGTCAGACGCGAAAGACGTTGTGGCGGGCCATCGATGGCACCACCTTCGAATCGGTGCTGATGCGCTATCCGCAGCGCAACACCGTGTGCATCTCGTCGCAGGCCGGCTGCGGCATGGCGTGTCCGTTCTGTGCGACCGGCCAGGGCGGATTGACCCGCAACCTGTCGACGGCGGAGATCGCCGAGCAGGTGCGCGCCGCTGCGGTGACGCTGCGCGACGAGTTCGGTGACCGGCTGTCGAACGTGGTGTTCATGGGCATGGGGGAGCCGCTGGCCAATTACGCCAGGACGCTGGCCGCGGTGCGGCGCATCACCGAGGCGCCGCCGCACGGCTTCGGCATCTCGGCCCGCTCGGTGACGGTGTCGACGGTCGGCCTGGCCCCGGCGATTCGCAAGCTCGCCTACGAACGGCTGGGTGTGACGCTGGCGCTGTCGCTGCACGCGCCGGACGACGAACTGCGCGACACGCTGGTTCCGGTCAACAACCGCTGGAAGATCAGCGAGGCGCTCGATGCCGCCCGCTACTACGGCGACGTGACCGGTCGGCGGGTGTCGATCGAATACGCGTTGATTCGCGACGTCAACGACCAGCCCTGGCGGGCCGACGTGCTCGGCAAGCGACTGCACGGCGCCCTCGGACCGCTGGTGCACGTGAACCTGATTCCGCTCAACCCGACGCCGGGCAGTGACTGGGACGCCAGCCCCAAGGACACCGAGCGCGAGTTCGTCCGGCGGGTCCGGGCAAAAGGCGTCTCGTGCACGGTCCGCGACACCCGTGGCCGCGAGATCAGCGCTGCCTGCGGACAGCTGGCCGCCGAGAGGGGCTGA
- a CDS encoding winged helix-turn-helix domain-containing protein → MSLDVLLLSNADDFASALPTLETLTQTIRRVPLSDELDGHHDSADVAIIDARTDLAAARSVCRGLTANVPAIAVVAVVAPAHFASVDVDWRLDDVMLPATGADELEARLRLAIKRRRSAVDGCLKFGDLVLHPASFAASLCGKDLSVTVTEFRLLNFLVQHAGRAFSRTRLMHEVWGYDSNGRVRTVDVHVRRLRAKLGAEHESMVDTVRGVGYMAVTPPHPQWIVNDVAPSPDLNGRAHH, encoded by the coding sequence ATGTCTTTGGACGTGCTACTTCTTTCCAATGCCGACGATTTCGCATCGGCGTTGCCGACCCTGGAGACGTTGACGCAAACGATTCGCCGGGTGCCGCTCTCCGACGAACTCGACGGACATCATGACAGTGCTGACGTGGCGATCATCGACGCGCGCACCGACCTCGCGGCAGCCCGCAGCGTCTGCCGCGGCCTGACGGCCAACGTGCCGGCCATCGCCGTCGTGGCCGTGGTCGCCCCGGCGCACTTCGCGTCGGTGGACGTCGACTGGCGCCTCGACGACGTGATGCTGCCGGCCACCGGCGCCGACGAGCTGGAGGCGCGGTTGCGCCTCGCGATCAAGCGGCGCCGCAGCGCGGTGGACGGCTGCTTGAAGTTCGGTGACCTGGTACTGCACCCCGCAAGTTTCGCCGCGTCGCTGTGCGGCAAGGACCTCAGCGTGACGGTCACCGAGTTCAGATTATTGAATTTCCTTGTGCAACATGCCGGTCGGGCATTCAGCCGCACTCGTCTGATGCACGAAGTGTGGGGATACGACTCCAACGGACGCGTCCGCACCGTCGACGTGCACGTGCGACGGTTACGCGCAAAGCTTGGCGCCGAGCACGAATCGATGGTCGACACCGTGCGCGGTGTGGGCTACATGGCGGTGACGCCGCCGCATCCGCAATGGATCGTCAACGACGTCGCGCCGAGCCCCGACCTCAACGGCCGCGCTCACCACTGA